The Winslowiella toletana region ACTGGCTTTCTGATAACTGAGTCAGCTCCTGGCCGTCTACCAGAACGCTACCGGAAGTAGGACGTTCGAGGAGGTTAACGCAGCGGATGAGTGTACTTTTACCGGCACCTGATGCGCCGATAACGCCATATATTTGTCCGGCAGGAACGTGCAGGCTGACGTCAGACAGCGCTGTAATGGTGCGTGAACCCTGCTGGAACACTTTTGTGATATTTGAAAGTTTTATCATTGATCTATTTATTATCGTGGTGAAAAGTTGTCCGTGGTACTTGTCTGGTGTCAATCATCGCAACCGCGAAATTTGATCGGATGTTAAGGCATCCAGACGTCTAAATCAATCGAAGTCATTCAAACTGAGATTCTCTCTTTTATTGCAATCATGCGATACTGTGCAGCAAATTTAGTAGCAGGAGTTTCTACGTGGCAGAGCTTGTACCCGCAATTTTCCTCGATCGTGACGGCACCATAAATGTCGATCACGGCTATGTCCATGAAATCGATGATTTCCAGTTTATTGATGGCGTAATCGACGCCATGCGTGAACTGAAAAAAATGGGCTTCGCTCTGGTACTGGTCACTAACCAGTCGGGTATCGCTCGCGGTAAGTTTAGCGAAGATCAGTTTATGCAACTGACCGAGTGGATGGACTGGTCACTGGCCGACCGTGAAGTTGATCTCGATGGCATCTATTTCTGCCCTCATCATCCGGAAGCTATAGAAGAAACGTATCGTCAAAGTTGCGATTGCCGTAAACCGCAACCGGGTATGCTGCTCTCAGCACAGCAAGAGCTCAATATCGATTTGGCGTCTTCTTATATAGTAGGTGATAAAATTGATGACTTACTGGCAGGTAAAGCGGCCGGAGTAGGTAAAAAGGTACTGGTTCGTAGCGGAAAGCCCGTCACCGCTGAAGGTGAAGCAGAGGCGGATTGGGTGATTAATAGCCTTGCAGAGCTGCCTGAACGCATTAAACAGGGTTAAAAAACAGCATTTCGTACGAAGTTGCGGCAACCAGTAAAAAAGTTGAGATTTGTGCTTGCTATCCCCGGCGGCGTCTCTATAATGCGCCTCCATCGACACGGAACAACGGCTTACCAGCCACGGTGTTGAGAGGTTCAGGAAGTTCTGAATCGCCGGAGAAAAACTTCTGAAAAAGAGGTTGACTCTGAAGGAGGAAAGCGTAATATACGCCACCTCGCAACAGCAAGCCAAATCGCTGATTGCACTGCTCTTTAACAATTTATCAGACAATCTGTGTGGGCACTCGCAGGGTTGATATCGCAAACCATCCTCGGATGGAAAAAATTTGAAATATCAAGTCTCAAGAGTGACTACTATATTCATTACGAATAACAGTTTTAATTCTTTGAGCATCAAGCTTTTTAATTGAAGAGTTTGATCATGGCTCAGATTGAACGCTGGCGGCAGGCCTAACACATGCAAGTCGAACGGTAGCACAGGGGAGCTTGCTCCCCGGGTGACGAGTGGCGGACGGGTGAGTAATGTCTGGGGATCTGCCCGATGGAGGGGGATAACTACTGGAAACGGTAGCTAATACCGCATAACGTCGCAAGACCAAAGTGGGGGACCTTCGGGCCTCACACCATCGGATGAACCCAGATGGGATTAGCTAGTAGGTGGGGTAACGGCTCACCTAGGCGACGATCCCTAGCTGGTCTGAGAGGATGACCAGCCACACTGGAACTGAGACACGGTCCAGACTCCTACGGGAGGCAGCAGTGGGGAATATTGCACAATGGGCGCAAGCCTGATGCAGCCATGCCGCGTGTATGAAGAAGGCCTTCGGGTTGTAAAGTACTTTCAGCGGGGAGGAAGGGGTGAGGGTTAATAACCTTCGTCATTGACGTTACCCGCAGAAGAAGCACCGGCTAACTCCGTGCCAGCAGCCGCGGTAATACGGAGGGTGCAAGCGTTAATCGGAATTACTGGGCGTAAAGCGCACGCAGGCGGTTTGTTAAGTCAGATGTGAAATCCCCGGGCTCAACCTGGGAACTGCATTTGAAACTGGCAAGCTTGAGTCTCGTAGAGGGGGGTAGAATTCCAGGTGTAGCGGTGAAATGCGTAGAGATCTGGAGGAATACCGGTGGCGAAGGCGGCCCCCTGGACGAAGACTGACGCTCAGGTGCGAAAGCGTGGGGAGCAAACAGGATTAGATACCCTGGTAGTCCACGCCGTAAACGATGTCGACTTGGAGGTTGTGCCCTTGAGGCGTGGCTTCCGGAGCTAACGCGTTAAGTCGACCGCCTGGGGAGTACGGCCGCAAGGTTAAAACTCAAATGAATTGACGGGGGCCCGCACAAGCGGTGGAGCATGTGGTTTAATTCGATGCAACGCGAAGAACCTTACCTGGCCTTGACATCCACGGAATTCGGCAGAGATGCCTTAGTGCCTTCGGGAACCGTGAGACAGGTGCTGCATGGCTGTCGTCAGCTCGTGTTGTGAAATGTTGGGTTAAGTCCCGCAACGAGCGCAACCCTTATCCTTTGTTGCCAGCGAGTAATGTCGGGAACTCAAAGGAGACTGCCGGTGATAAACCGGAGGAAGGTGGGGATGACGTCAAGTCATCATGGCCCTTACGGCCAGGGCTACACACGTGCTACAATGGCGCATACAAAGAGAAGCGACCTCGCGAGAGCAAGCGGACCTCATAAAGTGCGTCGTAGTCCGGATCGGAGTCTGCAACTCGACTCCGTGAAGTCGGAATCGCTAGTAATCGTAGATCAGAATGCTACGGTGAATACGTTCCCGGGCCTTGTACACACCGCCCGTCACACCATGGGAGTGGGTTGCAAAAGAAGTAGGTAGCTTAACCTTCGGGAGGGCGCTTACCACTTTGTGATTCATGACTGGGGTGAAGTCGTAACAAGGTAACCGTAGGGGAACCTGCGGTTGGATCACCTCCTTACCTATGTGAAGATACCCGCGTAGTGCCCACACAGATTGTCTGATGAAAAAGTAACGAGCAGAAAAAACCTCTACAGGCTTGTAGCTCAGGTGGTTAGAGCGCACCCCTGATAAGGGTGAGGTCGGTGGTTCAAGTCCACTCAGGCCTACCAAATTTGTACTCATGCTGCGTTGTTCGGCTGGCTCGCATAGTGAACTATGCGTCGCAACCTCACGCCTTGCCTGAGCACAAATTAGCATTCGTGTTTTTAACGAGTGTGACTCCTGGTGAGTGGTAGTAGATGGTCTCTGCAGTAACTGTATGGGGCTATAGCTCAGCTGGGAGAGCGCCTGCCTTGCACGCAGGAGGTCAGCGGTTCGATCCCGCTTAGCTCCACCATACTGTTTACTCAAAAAATACTTCAGAGCAAACCGGCAACGGTGTGCTGCGAAGTATTATGCTCTTTAACAATCCGGAACAAGCTGAAAATTGAAACGACGCGTCGTCTCATTTCTCCGTAATAAGAAATGAATCGCGATGTGTTCGAGTCTCTCAAATGCTTACAGCCGCAGTGGAAACACTTGTGGGTTGTGAGGTTAAGCGACTAAGCGTACACGGTGGATGCCCTGGCAGTCAGAGGCGATGAAGGGCGTGCTAATCTGCGATAAGCGACGGTAAGCCGATATGAGGCGCTACAACCGTCGATACCCGAATGGGGAAACCCAATGCAATTCGTTGCATTATCATTAAGTGAATACATAGCTTAATGAGGCGAACCTGGGGAACTGAAACATCTAAGTACCCAGAGGAAAAGAAATCAACCGAGATTCCCCCAGTAGCGGCGAGCGAACGGGGAACAGCCCAGAACCTGAATCAGTTTGTGCAGCAGTGGAAGCCTCTGGAAAGTGGCGCGATACAGGGTGATAGCCCCGTACACGAAGCTGCACTTGTTGTGAGTTCGATGAGTAGGGCGGGACACGTGACATCCTGTCTGAATATGGGGGGACCATCCTCCAAGGCTAAATACTCCTGACTGACCGATAGTGAACCAGTACCGTGAGGGAAAGGCGAAAAGAACCCCGGCGAGGGGAGTGAAACAGAACCTGAAACCGTGTACGTACAAGCAGTGGGAGCCTTGATTTATCAGGGTGACTGCGTACCTTTTGTATAATGGGTCAGCGACTTATATTCTGTAGCAAGGTTAACCGTATAGGGGAGCCGCAGGGAAACCGAGTCTTAACTGGGCGTTAAGTTGCAGGGTATAGACCCGAAACCCGGTGATCTAGCCATGGGCAGGTTGAAGGTTGGGTAACACTAACTGGAGGACCGAACCGACTAATGTTGAAAAATTAGCGGATGACTTGTGGCTGGGGGTGAAAGGCCAATCAAACCGGGAGATAGCTGGTTCTCCCCGAAAGCTATTTAGGTAGCGCCTCGTGAACTCATCTCCGGGGGTAGAGCACTGTTTCGGCTAGGGGGCCATCCCGGCTTACCAACCCGATGCAAACTGCGAATACCGGAGAATGTTATCACGGGAGACACACGGCGGGTGCTAACGTCCGTCGTGAAGAGGGAAACAACCCAGACCGCCAGCTAAGGTCCCAAAGTCATGGTTAAGTGGGAAACGATGTGGGAAGGCACAGACAGCCAGGATGTTGGCTTAGAAGCAGCCATCATTTAAAGAAAGCGTAATAGCTCACTGGTCGAGTCGGCCTGCGCGGAAGATGTAACGGGGCTAAACCATGCACCGAAGCTGCGGCAGCGACACTATGTGTTGTTGGGTAGGGGAGCGTTCTGTAAGCCGTCGAAGGTGGACTGTGAGGTCTGCTGGAGGTATCAGAAGTGCGAATGCTGACATAAGTAACGATAAAGCGGGTGAAAAGCCCGCTCGCCGGAAGACCAAGGGTTCCTGTCCAACGTTAATCGGGGCAGGGTGAGTCGACCCCTAAGGCGAGGCTGAAAAGCGTAGTCGATGGGAAACAGGTTAATATTCCTGTACTTGGTGTTACTGCGAAGGGGGGACGGAGAAGGCTAGGTTATCCGGGCGACGGTTGTCCCGGTTTAAGCGTGTAGGCTTGCATTCCAGGCAAATCCGGAATGCTTTAAGGCTGAGGCGTGATGACGAGCCACCACGGTGGTGAAGTAACTGATGCCATGCTTCCAGGAAAAGCCTCTAAGCTCCAGGTAACACGAAATCGTACCCCAAACCGACACAGGTGGTCAGGTAGAGAATACCAAGGCGCTTGAGAGAACTCGGGTGAAGGAACTAGGCAAAATGGTGCCGTAACTTCGGGAGAAGGCACGCTGGCGCGTAGGTGAAGGGACTTGCTCCCGGAGCTGAAGCCAGTCGAAGATACCAGCTGGCTGCAACTGTTTATTAAAAACACAGCACTGTGCAAACACGAAAGTGGACGTATACGGTGTGACGCCTGCCCGGTGCCGGAAGGTTAATTGATGGGGTTATCCGCAAGGAGAAGCTCTTGATCGAAGCCCCGGTAAACGGCGGCCGTAACTATAACGGTCCTAAGGTAGCGAAATTCCTTGTCGGGTAAGTTCCGACCTGCACGAATGGCGTAATGATGGCCAGGCTGTCTCCACCCGAGACTCAGTGAAATTGAACTCGCTGTGAAGATGCAGTGTACCCGCGGCAAGACGGAAAGACCCCGTGAACCTTTACTACAGCTTGACACTGAACATTGAGCCTTGATGTGTAGGATAGGTGGGAGGCTTTGAAGCGTGGACGCCAGTCTGCGTGGAGCCAACCTTGAAATACCACCCTTTAATGTTTGATGTTCTAACCTGGCGCCGTAATCCGGCGTGGGGACAGTGTCTGGTGGGTAGTTTGACTGGGGCGGTCTCCTCCTAAAGAGTAACGGAGGAGCACGAAGGTCAGCTAATCACGGTCGGACATCGTGAGGTTAGTGCAATGGCATAAGCTGGCTTGACTGCGAGAGTGACGGCTCGAGCAGGTGCGAAAGCAGGTCATAGTGATCCGGTGGTTCTGAATGGAAGGGCCATCGCTCAACGGATAAAAGGTACTCCGGGGATAACAGGCTGATACCGCCCAAGAGTTCATATCGACGGCGGTGTTTGGCACCTCGATGTCGGCTCATCACATCCTGGGGCTGAAGTAGGTCCCAAGGGTACGGCTGTTCGCCGTTTAAAGTGGTACGCGAGCTGGGTTTAGAACGTCGTGAGACAGTTCGGTCCCTATCTGCCGTGGGCGCTGGAGAATTGAGAGGGGCTGCTCCTAGTACGAGAGGACCGGAGTGGACGCATCACTGGTGTTCGGGTTGTCATGCCAATGGCATTGCCCGGTAGCTAAATGCGGAAAAGATAAGCGCTGAAAGCATCTAAGCGCGAAACTTGCCTCGAGATGAATTCTCCCTGACTCCTTGAGGGTCCTGAAGGGACGTTGAAGACTACGACGTTGATAGGCCGGGTGTGTAAGCGCAGCGATGCGTTGAGCTAACCGGTACTAATGACCCGTGAGGCTTAACCTTACAACGCCAGAAGTGTTTTTGGTGGTTGTGTGTGAGAGAACCATCAATATTCAGCTTGTTCGAAACGGATTGATTCGCGTGGCCCGCAGGGCGGCGTGGATAACAGAATTTGCCTGGCGGCTTTAGCGCGGTGGTCCCACCTGACCCCATGCCGAACTCAGAAGTGAAACGCCGTAGCGCCGATGGTAGTGTGGGGTCTCCCCATGCGAGAGTAGGGAACTGCCAGGCATCAAATTAGTACCATTTCCCGTGACGCGGAAGTGAGAGAAACACCTGAAGTCAGACGATAAGTCTGGAATCAGTACAGAATCGGTGGAGCGGTAGTTCAGTTGGTTAGAATACCTGCCTGTCACGCAGGGGGTCGCGGGTTCGAGCCCCGTCCGTTCCGCCACTTATTACGATAGCCCTGAGCATAAGCTCAGGGCTTTTTCGTATGCACAGAAAACAACTATTATTGCCAAAGTCAGACGGTTTTAGCCCACTTGATGACTGTTCAAAATCTATTTCACTCCATTAAATTCCCCATCTTAACTTATCCCCACTTCTGCAATCGCGGTGGTTAAACCACTCAAGTCGTATTACTCACAATAAAATCCGGATTATAAGTTCTAAGCTGGCAGCAAATAAATCGATATCCGTGCTCTGATTAATGTGAAAGCAATCACATAATCAGTAAGAGATTATTCATCAGCGATTACCTGAAAGACGGGATATCGATCACACAAATAATTATCTTATAAAACAATAAGTTACAGAAAAATAGTCAAAATATAGCGCCAAAATAAGTGATTTGAATCACAAAATTGAATCAATTTAAACGCTGTCAATCCCTGCCAGTGAGCGAATTCGTTTCATAAATGTGACAAGGTTCAAAAAAATTAATTATGGCATCTTTAACATCATTCACACATTAAACGCTGAGTGATTATCTGAGGTCTGCCATGAAAATAGGATTAGTTTTAAGTGGTGGTGATGTCAGTGGGATGAATAACTTTCTATTTCAGATTAACAGAATGACAGAATCTGAAATTGTAGTTTTTGATGGCGGTATTAATGGCCTGATCGCTAACCGCTGCAAAGAGATATCACGCCGGGACCTGGTGGATTTATCAATCTCTTCTGTACCGTTAATATCCTCCGGCCGTAAAGAAGATAAGTGTAAAAAATCTGACTATGAAAAAATCGTCAAAAATATCCGTCAAAAAAAGTTAGATTGTTTGATTATGGCTGGAGGAGATGGATCTTTTCAGTTTTTAAAAGTACTGAGTAATTATGGTGTGAACTGCTACGGCGTCGGCATGACAATTGACAATGACATTATCGGCAATAGTTATACGATTGGATTTTCCACTGCGTGTGAGCAGGTTATCAGCGAAGTGGAGAAACTACGCAATACCGGACGTGGCTTGCCGGGGCGTATATTTATGATTGAATTATTGGGCGGTTACTGTGGTGAACTGACTTTACAGGCTGCACTAAAAAGTAATTCAGACATAGCGTTGATCCCCGAATCACCATGGGATATTGATGTTTTGGCTGACAGGATTAAACGTAAAATCGACAGCCAGAATAGCGTGATTATCTTATGCTCTGAAGGATATACCAAAGAGTATACTCCCGGCTTTCAGGGGGCGATCGATACCATGATAGGCAAACTTGAGCATAAGATTGGTATCAGAATCAGAAAAACCATTCTTGGCTATGGTCTACGTAACGGCACGCCGACCGGCGAAGAGATAATACAAGGCGCTATTCTGGCAGAAGAAGTGGTCAGGTGTATTAATAGCGGTCTGACGAATAAGATTATTGTTATTAATAATAATAATAAAGCAATACCGATCGACCTTGAAAATTCCGACAAACGTTTAGTGAACAAAGAGAGCAATCTCTACAAACTGGCTAAAGTAAATAACCTTATCTGAGGTGTGAATATGCTTAAAGTACTCTGCGTGTGTGGTTGTGGTCTGGGCTCTAGTTTTGCTATTGAAATGAGCGCAAAATCTGTTTTACAAAAATTATGTATTGATGCTGATATCGATCACACCACGGTATCAGAAGCATCATCCTATAAATATGACATTATTCTTACCCAAAAAATGTTCGCCGATATTCTGACATCAGATGCGAGTGAAGAAGAGAAAAGAAGGGTAATCATATTAAATAAACTCACTGATAAAAAAGAAATAGAAGAAAAAATCCTCGCTTATATGAATTCAAACTGACAATGAGGTGGTAAGTGGACGCAATTATTCATTTTATCGTGAAAGACTTTCTCGGCCAGGCTTCAATACTTATTGCTTTAATCGCTATGCTGGGTCTTATCCTGCAAAAAAAATCTGTCGGTAAAACGGTAGAGGGGACTTTTAAAACTCTGCTTGGTTTTTTGATCATGATGGCCGGTATTAATATCATCGTCGCGGCCTTAACATTCCTGAACGATATCTTTACCAGTGGTTTTGGTATGCAGGGATACATCACGGATGTGGCGGCAATTGCCGGAGTGGCAAATCGTGAGCTTGGATCAGAGGTCGCACTGACGTTACTGGTGATTTTTGCTGTTAACATCATTATTGCGCGTATTACTCCGTTCAAATATATCTTTCTCACCGGTCAGGCATTGTTGTGGATGGCGACCATCGGCACAGTGATTGGCTATAAGGCCGGGCTGACAGGTGCAACGCTGATTCTTACCGGCGGCATCTTCGGGGGCATTATGGCGGTATTGATGCCAGCCATTGCCCAGCCAATCGTTCGCAAGATCACCGATTCTGATGATGTTGCCCTTGGGCACTTCTGCACCATCGGCTATCTGGTTCAGGCGGCTGTAGCTCGCGCCATTGGTAAGAACTCCCGTTCGACTGAAGATCTGGAACTGCCGGATAACTTCAAGTTCTTGCAGGATACCTATTTATCAATGGCGGTCATTATGGTGCCGATGTATATCATTCCTGCTATTTTTGCCGGACCGGAATATATTGCGCAATTCTCGGGCGAAACCAACTACATCATGTATTCATTTATGCAGTCGATGCAGTTTGTTGCCGGAGTATTTGTTCTCTATAGCGGCGTACGTTTACTGCTCAACGAGCTGGTACCGGCGTTCAGAGGAATTGCGATGCGGCTGGTCCCAAATGCAAAACCTGCGCTCGATTGCCCGGTGCTGTTCCCTTATGCACCTAACGCGGTAATTGTTGGTTTCCTTGCCACCACTGTTGGTTCGATTATCGGCATGATTGTGTTCCCGATGTTCGGTCTCGCGATGATTCTGCCCGGACTGCTGACTAACTTCTTCGCTGGCGGAGCGGCCGGAGTATTTGGTAATGCGATGGGAGGACGTAAAGGGGCGATTATTGGTGGCGTGGTGCATGGACTCTTTATCACCTTGTTACCGGCAATGCTGGTTCCGTTACTGGAAACCTTCGGTTTTAAAGGCGTCACCTTTAGTGATTCTGATGTTATCGGAACCGGACTGGTTCTCGGTCATGCTTTCCAGAATGACTGGCCATTCGTTATCGGGTTTATTGCCTTCGTAATACTGATTGTCTGGTTCTCTAACCGAAAGCTAAGTAAATAATTTTTCATATTACTGACGGATATTGCCAGCAGGAAAATTCGATAAAGATATGAGGAGAATTTATGTTTGCAAAGTTAAAGCAGCTGTTTAATCCCGAAAATTCCGCAGCAGAGCAGGATAACAATCATGAAGCGGAATTAATTTCAGCTGAATTAATTCAGCTTGAGTCAGGCTTACAGCATAACCCTGCTGATAATATGATTCAGAAGACATTAATGGTGAAATACAATCAAGCAGTAAAGGTCTATTCAGCTAATAAACAATACCGTAACCGGGTTGATGACCTGTTCGTCAAAATGGATGAGCTAAGGAATATCATACGCAGAAATATATGAGGTGATATGAGTATTAAAGCGTTCCTTTCACAGAACAAGACAATTCAGGTCGGAATGGACGCCGACTCATGGGGTGATGTTATTCAGCAAGCGGCAAAGCCATTAATTAGTGGTGGCTTTATCACTCCCGACTATCCACAGGCCGTAATTAATAACACTATCGAATATGGCGCTTACTATGTTTTTGATGAAGGTATTGCTATTCCTCATGCCAGACCCGAGTGTGGAGTAATCAGCGATTGTTTCAGTATGGTGACGCTCACCAGACCGATGTCAATTAATGGTAGCGATCCTGTGGATATTATCGTCATGTTTGGTGGTGTTAATAGCGACTCCCATATAACTGAGGGAATTGCTTCGATAGTCGGCCTTCTGGAGCAGGAGGAAACGTTATCGCAAATCAGACGAGCCACAACAATTGATGAAATTCTTGGGTTACTATGAAAATACTGATTTTAGTTAATGGTATACCGGCATCAGGTAAAAGTTCTGTTGCCAATAAACTGGCTGCTCACTTTAATTTTCCTGTGCTAAGTATCGATGAAATTAAAGAGCCTTTTATGGTTCAGTTTTCCGAGATTATTGACAGGAAATTAAATCGAAAACTTGGCTATGCCGCTTATGAAGCGATGTTCAATATCGTTAAG contains the following coding sequences:
- the gmhB gene encoding D-glycero-beta-D-manno-heptose 1,7-bisphosphate 7-phosphatase, which produces MAELVPAIFLDRDGTINVDHGYVHEIDDFQFIDGVIDAMRELKKMGFALVLVTNQSGIARGKFSEDQFMQLTEWMDWSLADREVDLDGIYFCPHHPEAIEETYRQSCDCRKPQPGMLLSAQQELNIDLASSYIVGDKIDDLLAGKAAGVGKKVLVRSGKPVTAEGEAEADWVINSLAELPERIKQG
- a CDS encoding 6-phosphofructokinase is translated as MKIGLVLSGGDVSGMNNFLFQINRMTESEIVVFDGGINGLIANRCKEISRRDLVDLSISSVPLISSGRKEDKCKKSDYEKIVKNIRQKKLDCLIMAGGDGSFQFLKVLSNYGVNCYGVGMTIDNDIIGNSYTIGFSTACEQVISEVEKLRNTGRGLPGRIFMIELLGGYCGELTLQAALKSNSDIALIPESPWDIDVLADRIKRKIDSQNSVIILCSEGYTKEYTPGFQGAIDTMIGKLEHKIGIRIRKTILGYGLRNGTPTGEEIIQGAILAEEVVRCINSGLTNKIIVINNNNKAIPIDLENSDKRLVNKESNLYKLAKVNNLI
- a CDS encoding PTS sugar transporter subunit IIB, whose translation is MLKVLCVCGCGLGSSFAIEMSAKSVLQKLCIDADIDHTTVSEASSYKYDIILTQKMFADILTSDASEEEKRRVIILNKLTDKKEIEEKILAYMNSN
- a CDS encoding PTS sugar transporter subunit IIC, with amino-acid sequence MDAIIHFIVKDFLGQASILIALIAMLGLILQKKSVGKTVEGTFKTLLGFLIMMAGINIIVAALTFLNDIFTSGFGMQGYITDVAAIAGVANRELGSEVALTLLVIFAVNIIIARITPFKYIFLTGQALLWMATIGTVIGYKAGLTGATLILTGGIFGGIMAVLMPAIAQPIVRKITDSDDVALGHFCTIGYLVQAAVARAIGKNSRSTEDLELPDNFKFLQDTYLSMAVIMVPMYIIPAIFAGPEYIAQFSGETNYIMYSFMQSMQFVAGVFVLYSGVRLLLNELVPAFRGIAMRLVPNAKPALDCPVLFPYAPNAVIVGFLATTVGSIIGMIVFPMFGLAMILPGLLTNFFAGGAAGVFGNAMGGRKGAIIGGVVHGLFITLLPAMLVPLLETFGFKGVTFSDSDVIGTGLVLGHAFQNDWPFVIGFIAFVILIVWFSNRKLSK
- a CDS encoding PTS sugar transporter subunit IIA, yielding MSIKAFLSQNKTIQVGMDADSWGDVIQQAAKPLISGGFITPDYPQAVINNTIEYGAYYVFDEGIAIPHARPECGVISDCFSMVTLTRPMSINGSDPVDIIVMFGGVNSDSHITEGIASIVGLLEQEETLSQIRRATTIDEILGLL